TTCCGTTGTTTCTTTCTTTCTGGGCACATGTGTTGATTTATCTGTATTCACTCTGATGGTTCTATTTGGTGCAGTAAGACTGAAAATTTCTACTTGAAATCCCGTGCAGCGTTCGTTGTCAACTCAGAATAGAATAACTAAGAACCAAATGTCTTCAGTAGTGAATGATGTGTGAGTGTGCGCATATGCTGTTTTCAGTAGTGTTGAAAATGATCATGTGTTTCAGTATTGTCAGGTTGACAAAGATGAAGAGGACGTATGACAGAAGATACGGTTGCGGCTCGGCCCTTCAGAGCGTCTCTAGCAGATCCCTTAAAAACTCGCCGGTCCGTTATTTTCCGGCGGATTTACAGTTCATGTTAAAAAACAGGTCCGAATATACCTTGTAAAAACGGCCCGGCGCGGGCGGCCTATAAACCGCCCTCGATTCCCGCATATATATACCGGAGCTCACTCGTTTTAGGGTTCGCGTCTGGCATTTCCCCTAGCCCCCTCCGCCGCAAGTCGACATCTCTAGCGACAAATCTCCTTTCCTCTGGCAGCTTTTTGCAGCGCTTGTAGCCACCCAAATCCCGCCCCTATGTCGAGCGCGGGTCGCGGGAGGGGTGGCCGAGGGGAGCTCGGCGGCCACCGCGGCTCGCCGCCTAGCAAGCCCTGCAACGATGATGAGGCTGGGAGCTCCTCCCTCCGCCCGCCAGTGGAGGAGTGGCGCAAGGAGAAGGCGCGGAAACCCGACGCGCAGTCCCGCAGCTCCGGCCGACGGGCGTAGAGCATCTTCAACCGCCTCGACCGGACATTGTCGCTTGCGCTCCAGCGACTCCGGGCGGCGGAGGGTGCGTGGTTCCACACGAAGGAGGCggccgccgccgaagacgaagctgcaacggcgcgggtggcggcgctgAAGGAGGAATACGACATGGCGTTCATCCTCTCCAACTCGCTGATGGAGTACCACCTCCACGTCAAGAAGCCCGATGATGATGATTAGTCGATCTAGGTTTAATTTCGTTTATGCTAGTATGAACTCGGTTTTCGTATGAACTCCGGTGATATAATATGTGGCGCGAACCACTAGTTTAAATTGTGCCGTATGTATTTGAATTTGTTTTCGGTTCTTTTCTTTCTAACGGTCCGTGGTACCGCAAATTTCGTTTACGGTCGCGGACCGTAAATTCCGTTTACGGGATACCGTAAACAAATTTTGCAGGACCACGGTTTGCCAGACCTGCTAGAGATGCTCTCAGTCTGATGAATGGAAGGAAGAAATGACTGATGAAACGGTGCATCGCCAAGTTGTCTGAAATTAGCGTTGCCCGTGAAAAGACGCCGTAAAGTTTGCCCAGGGTCCTGAAAGGACGCGGCCTGCCTGCGGCCTTGGCGTGCGACCATCGGTGCAACGCAGCCATCGCACGGCTGTGCGTGAGCCCCCTCCCGCTGCGGATTTTCTCTCGAAAAAAAAACAGAATACAGATCGTGATACCGGACGTCCCGTGATACCTATTTGGTTCCGTAATACTCTCGCATCATTAAGACTAAACAAAAATCAAGTGAAAAAAACTAATCGCTTGTGAAACATATCCACAAAATGCCCACGAAACAGATCCGCATATGCAGAAAAGCGCGCCAAAATATACTCCTGGAGGCGAGAGAGACCTACAACCTCGGCAGAACAATCAATGGCGGCTTGACCAGGGAAGCACAGGTAAATTCTCCTCTTAAATTGGGCAGCCAAGGAATCCCGTCCCTGATGTCTTCTTCGAGTCTCACGTCCccggtggcttctccaagaagtgGTCCGGGGAACCAGGATGCTCCAGATGATTCTCAGTCACCAAAAGTAAGAAATCGCACTCTGTTCTTCATGATGAATCACTGGCAAATTCTCCTACTGTACCGTTTTAGAACTTGTACAGGAAACCATGACTAGTGACCACAATCTGCAGATGTGAAACAACGACAAGAAGTTAGTTCTGTTGCATTTGGAAAAACAAAGTAGGAGCATGTACAGTACCCCGATTTCACATTTAGTTGGATGAGAAGACGTTCTTGCACAAACCGTATAAAATAGAACAAGGATTGCAGAGTCCATCTTGATCTCTCCTCTAAACCTTAAGACTACTACAGTATTGATCCCTCAATGCACTGCATGTTTCCCAAGACAAATATGATTGCAAGACAGATAAATATGATTCGTGAATCGGTTGATCAAAACTTGTGGTAGGAAAATATGATTGCCATTTGCCATGTATGTGGATTAACTAAATTGAATCCTAATTGATACAGGATTCGCAAAACATGATCTATTTTGTTGTCGCGAGTTTTATCTCATGTGTGTTTTGACTTCAAAGTTGCAAATAATTTTTGTTAGAACTTGTATGTACCATCAACTGAATGCTACTAAATGTCCCCAATCAAATATACTAGTTCACATATATTTTTTGAATTGTGTACTAATTCATAGAATTAGCTATGAACAATTTTCCACAAGCATCGTGCTCATATGAGCCTCTAAGCTATCCTTCTCTCGTTTTAAGTTAAGATGACCGGGATCCCAATGATCCATTTCAATTATGCATAATATATGTAACTGAACCATCTATCTGAATGTCATGCTTAGAGGCATAGAGCGAGGATAAAACAAATTGACAATCAGTCCGAATTTAGCATGTAAGGAATCTTAATTTAACTGAATGAAAGCAAAGTACTGGAATTGCTATTAGCTCTCCCTTCTCTGAATTTAACATGCATCTTAACTGAATGAAAGCAGATTAATGGAATTGCTAATAGCTCTCCTTCTCTGAATTTAACACGCATGAGACTGAATGGCACAAGAAGAAGAGGAAATTACCTGTGTGTATGCGGAGATAATACTGCATGTATGAGCTGCagtccctttcttcttcctctctgacTACCAAATTGCTGGCGCTGATGCTGATTCTCGACGTCCTTCCCCTCGATACTCGGCCCCTCCTCCACAAGCCCGAGCACCCGCCAAGGACACGCCAACCTCTTGCGTGGCCGTCCCACATGCTCCCGCTAGGCTCCGCATCTCAGACCAGCAAGGACGGCGCCGCGGAGGATCCCGTCCCCACCGAACTGATGTGCGACTAGGTCGAGCAGGCGGACCACGACGGCGGCCAGCCGGGCTAGGGATGCTGATTCAGCAGGCGGACCACGGCGGCGGTCAGCCGAGCCGGGGATGCTGATTCAGCAGGCGCACGCGGGTGGCGGCCAGCCGGGATGGGGTGAGATGCGTGAGTGCGCACGCCCGAGTAGAAGCTGCACGGCAGCGCGACGAGATCCGGTCGATGGGCAGGAAGTGCTTGGAGGCTCGAGGTGCAGGAGAAGGACATGGGAAGCTTCAGCTGAGCTTAAGTTCCGACCAAGGAAAGGGATGTGGATAAGGGATGTATCCATACAGACGGCAATCAGTATTAGGATCTATATTCTGTTTTTTTCCGAGAGAAAATCCGCAGCGGGAGGGGGCTCACGCACAGCCGTGCGATGGCTGCGTCGCACCGATGGTCGCACGCCAAGGCCGCAGGCAAGCCGTGAAAACAGGGGCCGTTTCTGCACTTTTGTATGAAGCAGTTAGAGAGACATTTAGACATGTCGGCCGGAGTACCTGGAGCTCTGAACACCATAAAGCAATCCGGTGCTGTTAGACAGACAACACGGCCATATAAAATCTGCATGTTCTTTAtcgaaataaagaaaaatcgatacCTGTTGAGGGCACGGCACATGATTGTGCGCCAAAAGGCAACAGcgaacggcgacggcgaggtcgatcCGAGGGAAGGTTCGGTGGCATCATTCTCTAATCTACAGGAGGGAGAGAACATGCCATGTTCTCCTCTCCCCGGAGCCCCTGCTGTCCCGCACTGTGGATCATTCCCCTCGCAGCCAGCAATGACCTGCCCCTACCACCCCACCGAACCATGGCCAGGTCCATCCATGTGACCACCCAACTGCGCGTCATGCAGCAATACCTATTGCGTTGTTGTCAACAGTTGAGCAGCATGGAGACCAggattatgcatgcatgcatgcatggatcatAATGCAGATTCTTTCCTGCATGATTAGTCGCTGCAAGCAAGAAATGCTCCTCAGACGGTACGCCCAAATCTGAATCTGACATGTTCATGAATGAACCAGCCAGACTGTTTGTGTGTTTATCCCACCAGGCCCCATCTTTCCTCTCtttttgtttacttttgttacccTGGAACGACGATTATCTGGCATGGTTAAAGGCTTGTTTATTTACTGGTAGAGCAGAAAGTTACAGCAAGGGAGAACAGTTGTGGTACCGGCGATCACGGTCAGGAAAGGGGGACATGAGGGAGTGGGTAGGGGTACTGAAGAACCGTGCACGCATCTACTCCCATCTTTACAAGTTATTGCAGCCTCTGCCAACCTGTAGCTAATGTGTATGCACAACTACAAGCTTGACCCATTTCCTTTCCTCCTCTCAGTAGTCAGTAGGTAGCAGGTACCATATCAGTCTACACACTCCATTGAATTATCAGTGATGAGCCTGTCCACTAGCGTACACCTCCCTAGCAATCAGCTCGTAATAACCACCAAAAACAACCTACTGCGGTACTGCTGACTGCTGACCAGACCTCCAACACGCAACAGCCAACAGGATGGATGAGCTTAACCACAATCGTTAGCAACAAATACTGATTATAATTCGTGATGTCGCAGTTGCCGGCTGGTATTATACACTTGGTTTAATTGGACAATGACAGTGTTCAGAGATCAGAATCGTGTGCTCCAGAGGTGTTTTGTTCGTCAGTTGGTCACAAAACAACAACTGATTCGATTCATTTCTTCAGAAGCTCACATCAGAGATTAGTTACAATCTTGGCCGTGTTCTTATTGGGTTTAACCACACTCACTAAAGCACTCCTCGTCGTCGTCTCAATCTAAGCTATGAATTATGAAACACAACAACATATACAGAGATTCCTTCATACAGAGAAGGAGAACCGTGGGTTGAAGCGCATAGGTACAAGGCTCAGCCAATGATCGCCGGCATGTCATGTCATGTCCGGGGGAACACGCCGAGCATCTTGCCCCGGCCGAGGCACTCGGAGAGCTTCTTGGCGCCGTCCACCTCCGCGGCCAGGAGCCCCTGCAGGAACCCGCACGCGCCGGCGGCCACCATCTGCTTCCGGCACCGCCGGGACTGCGCCACGGCCAGCAAAAGGGAAACGGGGAACCGCTTGTCGGCGCCCCGGACGGCCGGGTCCAGCAGCTGGACCGCGTTCACGATGCCCATCTCGTCCTTCTTGAACGCCTTCCGGTGGCTGCTCGCCGCCACCACCAGCGTCGCCAGCGCCCTCGCCGCGGCGTCCCTCTCGGCCACGGCCTTGGCCTCCAGCATCCAGATCAGCCTCGGCATCGCGCCCCCGGCCTCCTTCCTCGCCTTGCTGCTGCTGCTCACGCTGCAGAGTTCTGCTAGCGCCATGGCGGCCTCTGTGCGGGTGCTGGCCCTGTCGCTGCCCAGCGCGGCCAGGACGTGGCTGACGAAGCCGGCGGACACGGCTATCTCCGCGATGTAGCGGAAGGTGGCCATGTTGCGGAGGAGCCCGAATGCCGGCGCGAGGCCCGGCGCGTCGCCGCGGCAGGACTCCAGGAAGTCCTTGACGCAGCCGAGCGCGCCTTCTTGGAAAGCCTCGACCTTGAGCCTCTGCCCCTCGTCGCCGTCGCTGGCCGTCAGGTTCTGGAGGCAGCCAAGCGCGAGCTCCTGCGTCCGCGGCGTGCCGAGTGAGACGAGCTGCACGATCAGCGGGAGCGCGCCCTCGTCGCGGAACGCGGGGAGCAGGTCCGGGAACGCGGCGATGTTCCGGAGCACGCCCGCGGCGGCGGCCTGCGACGCCGGGGTGCCGGCGGCGCAGGCCACGAGGAGCGCGGCCACGCCGCCGCGCGCCGAGACGGCGGCCGCCGCGTCCCGCGACGAGGCGGTGAGCGGCTCCAGCGCGACGCACGCCTGCTCTGCGCTGGCACCGCCGGACTCCAGCGCGCGGCAGAGGTGGGGCACGACGGTGCCCGACTCCTGGGCCAGGAACAGGCAGCCGGCGTCGGAGGACGCGAAGGCGGCGAGCACGGACACGGCCTTGTCGCGGGAGGCCGGGAGGAGGTCGCCGTTGTCGAGCATCGCGGCGACcgcggagacggcggcggcggagtgcgacGCCGGGAGGGACCCGACGGACTCGGCGAGCGAGTCCAGCGCCGCGGCGCGGGAGACGGCCGACCCGAGCCGGAGGCGGGGGAGCAGGCTGTCGGACCCGCCGCCTTCGCCCCCGGCGGGGGACGGGGAGACGAGCAGGCGCGCGTCGGCCGCGAGCTGGGAgagcgaggcggcggaggaggagaggagCGAGACGGTGTGGAGGTGGCCGAGGGGAGGGCCGCCGCAGACGGAGAGGAGGGCCCCGAGGGCGGAGAAGAGGGGGGAGAGCAGCGGCGCGGAGGGCGGGAAGGCGGGGTGGGAGAGGGAGGCGGAGAGCGAGGAGACGGAGGCGGAGAGCGAGGGCCAGTGGCGGCGGAAGgccggggaggaggcggccgcggcgGGGAGCTCGGCCAGGAGGCGGAGGCACTCGGCGAGCGCGTCGCCGGTGGCCGGCGGCGGTTGCATGGTGTGGTGGACTGGAGGGGAATGGGAGGGGGGAGGGAACTGAAATGCCGAAATGCTGGGCGCGTGTAGTGCGAAACTGCGCTGGATCTGCGCGCCACTAGCGGAGCCAACCACTCTATACTGTATAGTACTTCTAGAAGCCTACACGACTGCTAAGCCATCGTCCAATATTGCATTCAGACATTGAGCTGAAGGTCTGTCTACTCTGCAGTATGTCAGTACGTGGGTCCTAACCGAATTATGTAAACTCTTTTATCttcgtttttttttttttgcaagttTGATGATGACTTTGAATTCACAAGCTCACGAACTAAAAATGTTCCCGCCAAACAAGTTCATGGACCTCCGGTGCAATTGCCTCTTGAGATGCATATGGTAGTTGCAGTCGCATTTTTTAATACTCACGGTCAGGTGATTGTTTTTGTGGAATTAACCATTGGAAAATTGCTCTCGCATGTAGAAACTATGATTCTGACACCAGAATATATATCATTTTTTTGCATTAGGGTGTCCAACCATATACGTTGCTAGGTAGCCCATGAACTATTGTAAATTTTGATAATTCTAGTGTTCTTTTGATTGTCATGACAAATAataaatagattgaaagttttcttcACGAAAAAAAAGCATGAATCCATACGTAAGAATCCTTCCTCGTGTACAACACTAGCTGTCAATACTCCGACTCGAAGGTTACCCTTGTTCATATCGCCCCAAGCGCGTCATCTCTATTCTCGCATCAGATGGGTCACCTTTCACTGTTGATTTTCTACCGCATTCCTTATTGTTCCCCTTCCCCACGTGTCCTCGAGCTATCATTTGGAGATCGTCTAACTATCACATAGGCTTAAAAAGCAAACATCGTTTCATGTTGCTTAATTATTCTTGTTTTGCGTTGAAATTTCAATAACCATCTCGGAAAGATTGCCTTCCTGGCCTACAATTCAAAATCAGACATCAACATGTCCAGCTTAGAGGTATGTGTAAGTTGAGTAAGTCGAGTGATACATTGAAAAGGAAATCGGTTGAAATCCAACAACGGATTGACTTAAGGGTGCGGCGGCATGTTGATAATTGAAACCTTCTAATTCACAGTTTGAAAGTTGTGTCTCATGAGCTCGAACAGAAAATACAATATTTTGAGTTTGAAGTGGGAGAACAATGACCAGAGATGCGAGATCACAAATCGGATCTATGGATGTTCAGAGAGGGTGGATTTGCAGGACCGGTGATGTAGTATGCCATTTCTTACAATCTCCTATACTTGAGAAAAAAAACACAAGGTTCTGTTGCCCGGTTGTTCTTCGTCCAACCTTACATATGTTTTTCATCTCTTTCCCTTCCCTCTCTTCCTTTTGAATTTTTCTTTTCATCTCCAGTTTTTTCCATTGGTGAAAATCGCATCAACTGCCCATCTTTATTGACTTAGCAAACAAAAATTTGTTTCCTTAGGTAAACCAATAAATATTTATGTTTTTTTTACAAAATCGTACTAATGGTAAGGTGAAAAAAAACTAATGGTAAGGTAGGTAATCACTGGCTAAGCTACTAGAATAGATTACCCTGTAGTACTATAGATGACTGGCGTGCACAGTTTTGCTTGTGAAGCAATACAAGCTTGGCTCGTTGCAATACAGTGCTGCTTCACTGTCATCAAGCGGACAGCAACCAGCACTCCACGTAT
This region of Triticum aestivum cultivar Chinese Spring chromosome 2D, IWGSC CS RefSeq v2.1, whole genome shotgun sequence genomic DNA includes:
- the LOC123054296 gene encoding protein CELLULOSE SYNTHASE INTERACTIVE 1; the protein is MQPPPATGDALAECLRLLAELPAAAASSPAFRRHWPSLSASVSSLSASLSHPAFPPSAPLLSPLFSALGALLSVCGGPPLGHLHTVSLLSSSAASLSQLAADARLLVSPSPAGGEGGGSDSLLPRLRLGSAVSRAAALDSLAESVGSLPASHSAAAVSAVAAMLDNGDLLPASRDKAVSVLAAFASSDAGCLFLAQESGTVVPHLCRALESGGASAEQACVALEPLTASSRDAAAAVSARGGVAALLVACAAGTPASQAAAAGVLRNIAAFPDLLPAFRDEGALPLIVQLVSLGTPRTQELALGCLQNLTASDGDEGQRLKVEAFQEGALGCVKDFLESCRGDAPGLAPAFGLLRNMATFRYIAEIAVSAGFVSHVLAALGSDRASTRTEAAMALAELCSVSSSSKARKEAGGAMPRLIWMLEAKAVAERDAAARALATLVVAASSHRKAFKKDEMGIVNAVQLLDPAVRGADKRFPVSLLLAVAQSRRCRKQMVAAGACGFLQGLLAAEVDGAKKLSECLGRGKMLGVFPRT